In the genome of Falsibacillus albus, one region contains:
- a CDS encoding Y-family DNA polymerase: MTVDYSALPHHKILCVDMKSFYASCSAVMLGLDPLECYIAIVGDIERKGSVVLAASPKLKKEFGIKTGSRLFEIPNDPRIRLVEPKMATYLRISTEITRLFHRYVPKEAIHTYSVDESFIKVDGASRIWGDAHIIAKKIKDEIEREFQLPCAIGIGPNMLLSKLCLDLEAKKHGIAEWTYEDVQEKLWEISPLSEMWGIGKRLERTLNRMGIFSVGQLARYDLEKLERKFGVMGNQLYHHAWGVDLSDIGAPIMEGQVSFGKSQILLRDYKEEEEVKHVILEMCEEVARRSRIHGKAGRTISLGIGYSQEEFGGGFHRSRTIDEPTNITMDLYKTCLELFKENYVQKTVRKISITLSNIVEDHELQLSLFEMNRMRKRELGFTMDAIRRRYGSGALLRAVSYTDAGTARHRARLVGGHKS; encoded by the coding sequence GCGCTCCCGCATCACAAAATCCTTTGCGTCGATATGAAAAGCTTCTATGCCAGCTGCTCGGCGGTCATGTTGGGCCTCGATCCCCTGGAATGCTACATTGCCATTGTAGGGGACATCGAACGGAAAGGGAGCGTCGTACTGGCGGCCTCCCCGAAATTAAAAAAGGAGTTCGGGATCAAGACGGGCTCCCGCTTGTTTGAAATCCCGAATGATCCGCGGATCCGGCTGGTCGAGCCGAAGATGGCGACTTACCTCAGGATTTCGACTGAAATCACCCGCCTTTTCCATCGCTACGTCCCGAAGGAAGCGATCCATACGTACAGTGTCGATGAAAGCTTCATCAAAGTGGATGGAGCAAGCCGCATATGGGGGGATGCCCATATAATCGCAAAAAAAATAAAAGATGAAATTGAGCGGGAATTTCAATTGCCATGCGCGATCGGAATCGGCCCGAACATGTTGTTGTCCAAGCTTTGCCTCGATTTGGAAGCGAAAAAGCATGGAATAGCGGAATGGACCTATGAGGATGTACAGGAAAAACTTTGGGAAATTTCCCCCTTAAGTGAAATGTGGGGGATCGGCAAACGCTTGGAGCGTACGCTGAACCGCATGGGGATTTTTTCGGTCGGCCAGCTGGCCCGCTATGATCTGGAGAAGCTGGAGCGGAAATTCGGGGTCATGGGAAATCAGTTGTACCACCATGCTTGGGGCGTGGATCTGTCGGATATCGGGGCACCCATTATGGAAGGACAGGTCAGTTTCGGGAAGAGTCAGATTTTGCTCCGGGATTATAAAGAGGAAGAAGAGGTGAAGCATGTCATTTTGGAAATGTGCGAAGAGGTCGCAAGGCGGTCCCGGATCCACGGGAAAGCGGGCCGGACCATCAGCCTCGGCATCGGCTACAGCCAGGAGGAGTTCGGAGGGGGATTCCATCGTTCAAGGACGATCGATGAGCCGACGAACATTACAATGGACTTGTACAAAACTTGTTTGGAGCTCTTTAAGGAAAACTATGTCCAAAAGACGGTTCGGAAAATTTCCATCACGCTTTCAAATATTGTGGAGGATCACGAATTACAGCTCAGCTTATTCGAGATGAATCGGATGCGCAAACGGGAATTGGGGTTTACGATGGATGCGATCCGCCGCCGCTATGGCTCGGGGGCGCTCCTGAGGGCCGTATCGTATACCGATGCAGGGACAGCAAGGCATCGTGCCCGTCTGGTTGGCGGCCATAAATCGTAG